Proteins co-encoded in one Arvicanthis niloticus isolate mArvNil1 unplaced genomic scaffold, mArvNil1.pat.X pat_scaffold_647_arrow_ctg1, whole genome shotgun sequence genomic window:
- the LOC117702283 gene encoding circadian clock protein PASD1-like isoform X2 gives MFNVQTSYEQNTVPVFNTYEEYHKTVLQSFENISIVLNIKGKVVFVSQNVTPLLGYRPEDIIGTSLLNLVHDEQKDDISEKIILNLPLTNIVGSLIEFCCYIRKGNVGQSGQDTYCYRTMYQGKYIYEYVKFILYLQDSYDESFVFFGNYGPNSRKIWSSSPRLLWEEKYYVVGNITVLHTPDESAQPVNIQTNGVVDDSVDDSTVQHHRFQKRHHRRNEMQADAQAEVVNVEECPEAVTEVEIVEVQAATQRLPFELVQHASFDHRRENIPCFLPPGQDHSGSSWAEEDTNPHP, from the exons tcatttgaaaatatttcaattgtacTGAACATAAAAGGAAAAGTTGTTTTTGTATCCCAGAATGTGACACCTCTTCTTGGCTATCGTCCA GAAGATATTATTGGGACGAGTCTATTAAATCTTGTTCATGATGAACAAAAGGATGACATATCTGAGAAGATCATTCTTAATCTTCCCTTGACaaatatag TGGGAAGCCTAATCGAATTTTGCTgttatataagaaaaggaaacgtAGGTCAGAGTGGCCAGGACACATATTGTTACAGGACCATGTACCaagggaaatatatatatgagtatgtgaaaTTCATCTTGTACCTACAGGATTCTTATGATG AGTCATTTGTATTTTTCGGAAACTATGGTCCTAATAGTAGAAAGATTTGGTCTTCTTCTCCAAGGCTGTTATGGGAGGAAAAGTACTATGTTGTGGGAAACATTACTGTTCTACATACGCCGGATGAGTCA GCACAACCAGTTAACATTCAAACAAATGGTGTAGTTGATGATTCCGTTGATGACAGTACTGTACAACACCATAG GTTTCAAAAACGCCACCACCGTAGGAACGAAATGCAAGCAGATGCTCAGGCTGAAGTTGTGAATGTGGAGGAGTGTCCTGAAGCAGTCACAGAA GTTGAGATTGTAGAAGTTCAAGCAGCCACTCAGCGATTGCCATTTGAATTAGTTCAG CATGCTTCTTTTGACCACCGAAGAGAGAACATTCCATGCTTTCTGCCCCCTGGACAAGATCACTCTGGTTCCTCTTGGGCTGAAGAGGACACTAATCCTCATCCATGA
- the LOC117702283 gene encoding uncharacterized protein LOC117702283 isoform X1 — MFNVQTSYEQNTVPVFNTYEEYHKTVLQSFENISIVLNIKGKVVFVSQNVTPLLGYRPEDIIGTSLLNLVHDEQKDDISEKIILNLPLTNIVGSLIEFCCYIRKGNVGQSGQDTYCYRTMYQGKYIYEYVKFILYLQDSYDESFVFFGNYGPNSRKIWSSSPRLLWEEKYYVVGNITVLHTPDESAQPVNIQTNGVVDDSVDDSTVQHHRFQKRHHRRNEMQADAQAEVVNVEECPEAVTEVEIVEVQAATQRLPFELVQVRTPPPSSITPDLSAATSISAGMRTSTSSSSTDISPTTPVSSPTNGQGYVIDPKYMLEPQDREFEVGPEFLLNDSQDEQASPEQGECTEEDVKKPLVEAKISNPKEHVIDEYSARHDASSDDDFCIITEDTEDKKDPKFQEVVVGQVQGHQKAPEAAPSCPTTPLQAVCPEAVVEPTVRTYLQVHDTEPKRTYQYQCPLFGERFAQLCGPRVMMTEVYDFNISRSFHDEQPAYPDIEEEV, encoded by the exons tcatttgaaaatatttcaattgtacTGAACATAAAAGGAAAAGTTGTTTTTGTATCCCAGAATGTGACACCTCTTCTTGGCTATCGTCCA GAAGATATTATTGGGACGAGTCTATTAAATCTTGTTCATGATGAACAAAAGGATGACATATCTGAGAAGATCATTCTTAATCTTCCCTTGACaaatatag TGGGAAGCCTAATCGAATTTTGCTgttatataagaaaaggaaacgtAGGTCAGAGTGGCCAGGACACATATTGTTACAGGACCATGTACCaagggaaatatatatatgagtatgtgaaaTTCATCTTGTACCTACAGGATTCTTATGATG AGTCATTTGTATTTTTCGGAAACTATGGTCCTAATAGTAGAAAGATTTGGTCTTCTTCTCCAAGGCTGTTATGGGAGGAAAAGTACTATGTTGTGGGAAACATTACTGTTCTACATACGCCGGATGAGTCA GCACAACCAGTTAACATTCAAACAAATGGTGTAGTTGATGATTCCGTTGATGACAGTACTGTACAACACCATAG GTTTCAAAAACGCCACCACCGTAGGAACGAAATGCAAGCAGATGCTCAGGCTGAAGTTGTGAATGTGGAGGAGTGTCCTGAAGCAGTCACAGAA GTTGAGATTGTAGAAGTTCAAGCAGCCACTCAGCGATTGCCATTTGAATTAGTTCAGGTAAGGACACCCCCTCCCTCAAGCATAACCCCAGACTTAAGTGCAGCCACAAGCATAAGCGCTGGCATGAGGACAAGCACAAGTTCTTCATCTACAGATATTTCACCAACAACACCAGTATCAT CCCCTACAAATGGACAGGGGTATGTGATAGATCCAAAATATATGCTAGAGCCCCAAGACAGAGAATTTGAAGTAGGTCCAGAGTTCCTCCTAAATGACAGCCAAGATGAACAGGCCTCTCCAGAACAAGGAGAATGCACagaagaggatgtgaagaaacccTTGGTAGAGGCAAAGATATCCAATCCTAAGGAACATGTAATTGATGAATATTCTGCACGTCATGATGCTTCTTCAGATGATGATTTCTGTATAATAACAGAAGATACTGAAGACAAGAAAGACCCTAAGTTCCAAGAAGTCGTTGTGGGTCAAGTTCAAGGACATCAGAAGGCACCTGAGGCTGCCCCATCTTGTCCAACCACACCATTACAGGCTGTGTGCCCAGAAGCTGTGGTAGAACCCACAGTACGCACATATTTGCAGGTCCATGATACTGAG CCAAAAAGAACTTATCAATACCAGTGTCCACTTTTTGGGGAAAGGTTTGCCCAACTCTGTGGCCCACGAGTGATGATGACAGAGGTCTATGATTTTAATATAAGTAgatccttccatgatgaacaaccTGCTTACCCAGATATTGAAGAGGAGGTATAG